The following coding sequences lie in one Musa acuminata AAA Group cultivar baxijiao chromosome BXJ3-1, Cavendish_Baxijiao_AAA, whole genome shotgun sequence genomic window:
- the LOC103989347 gene encoding glutathione S-transferase F11-like, with amino-acid sequence MGSVKVYGPAMSTAVSRVMACLLEKETPFQLLPIHLPKAQHKSPDFLKLQPFGQVPAFQDGDGTTLFESRAICRYICDKFAGQGNRSLLGREGGGAADRARVDQWVEAEAHSFNPPTSALVFQLVFAPSMRLKQDPAAIRENEAKLRKVLGVYERRLAESRFLAGDEFSLADLCHLPNAHYIVSATDKAELLTSRKNVARWWEEISARPSWKKVLDMRGAPPA; translated from the exons atggggagcGTGAAGGTGTACGGGCCGGCCATGTCGACGGCCGTGTCGAGAGTCATGGCTTGCCTCCTAGAGAAGGAGACGCCCTTCCAACTCCTCCCTATCCACCTCCCCAAAGCCCAACACAAGTCTCCTGACTTCCTCAAGCTCCAG CCATTCGGCCAAGTGCCAGCCTTCCAAGACGGAGACGGCACCACCCTTTTCG AGTCGCGGGCCATCTGTCGTTACATCTGCGACAAGTTCGCCGGCCAAGGCAACCGGTCGTTGCTCGGCCGAGAAGGTGGCGGTGCCGCCGACCGGGCGCGCGTGGACCAGTGGGTGGAGGCCGAGGCCCATAGCTTCAATCCCCCCACCTCCGCCTTGGTCTTCCAGCTGGTGTTCGCGCCGAGCATGAGGCTGAAGCAGGACCCCGCGGCCATCAGAGAGAACGAAGCGAAGCTGAGAAAGGTGCTCGGCGTGTACGAGCGGCGGCTGGCGGAGAGCAGGTTCCTGGCGGGGGACGAGTTCTCGCTCGCGGATCTCTGCCACCTCCCCAATGCCCACTACATCGTTAGCGCCACGGACAAGGCGGAGCTGCTCACCTCCAGGAAGAACGTGGCGAGGTGGTGGGAGGAGATCTCGGCCCGCCCGTCGTGGAAGAAGGTGCTCGACATGCGCGGCGCTCCGCCGGCTTGA
- the LOC135629550 gene encoding high mobility group B protein 9-like: protein MQTPKARKRALPEPQSKGPYNFTVTGSIDGKFEYGYMVTVKIGAETLRGVLYRVQQEQPSAASSSSLAAAAAAADTSHAADVAAVTRTRRRRRRGWRRRDPAHPKPNRSAYNFFFAETHSKLKSLHPHREREFSKMIGESWSKLSEEERLVYQDYGLKDKERYKMEMQEYKERLKLAQPKEVTVARAEPSSEVVTEEVKESADGH from the exons ATGCAGACCCCCAAAGCTCGGAAAAGAGCGCTTCCTGAGCCACAGAGCAAAG gGCCTTACAATTTCACGGTTACGGGGTCGATCGATGGGAAGTTCGAGTACGGATATATGGTGACGGTGAAGATAGGCGCCGAGACACTGCGAGGTGTGCTTTATCGTGTCCAGCAAGAACAGCCTTCGGCAGCGTCTTCGTCCTctttggcagcagcagcagcagccgccgACACTTCTCATGCCGCTGACGTCGCCGCCGTAACAAGAACAAGGCGTAGGCGGAGGAGGGGGTGGAGGCGCCGCGACCCCGCCCACCCGAAACCAAACCGGAGCGCCTACAACTTCTTCTTCGCCGAGACGCACTCCAAGCTGAAATCTCTCCATCCTCACAGGGAAAGAGAGTTCAGCAAGATGATCGGGGAGTCCTGGAGCAAGCTCAGTGAAGAGGAAAGATTG GTATATCAAGATTATGGATTGAAGGACAAGGAGAGATACAAGATGGAGATGCAGGAATACAAGGAGAGATTGAAGCTTGCTCAGCCAAAGGAAGTGACGGTGGCAAGGGCTGAGCCATCATCAGAAGTTGTAACTGAAGAAGTGAAGGAATCAGCTGATGGGCATTAA
- the LOC135628344 gene encoding high mobility group B protein 9-like has product MEVQEKLYPAPLHSHEEVVRDSVGFMESLRRFHSSMSTKFMVPVIGGKELDLHLLYVEVTQRGGLAKVIEEKRWREVIAAFKFPPTTTSASFVLRRYYLSLLHHYEQVYYFRIQGPLVPPAGEIFFPNQGNSQQA; this is encoded by the exons ATGGAGGTCCAGGAGAAGCTTTATCCTGCTCCGCTCCATTCACATGAGGAGGTGGTGAGGGATAGCGTGGGCTTCATGGAGAGCCTGCGCCGGTTCCACTCCTCCATGAGCACCAAGTTCAT GGTTCCTGTGATCGGAGGGAAGGAGCTAGACCTGCATCTCTTGTACGTGGAGGTGACTCAAAGAGGTGGCCTCGCGAAG GTGATCGAGGAGAAGAGATGGAGGGAAGTGATTGCGGCATTCAAGTTTCCACCCACCACCACCAGCGCTTCCTTCGTGCTGAGGAGGTACTACCTGAGCTTGCTCCACCACTACGAGCAGGTCTACTACTTCCGGATCCAGGGGCCTCTGGTTCCCCCGGCAGGTGAGAT CTTCTTCCCAAACCAGGGCAACTCCCAGCAAGCTTGA
- the LOC135585868 gene encoding uncharacterized protein LOC135585868 isoform X1, producing the protein MEQTPLFLRNSYWVLRHGKSVPNEKGLIVSSLENGTLEKFGLASEGFNQARLAGELLLKISMQEIDEKKILLENVRICYSPFSRTTDTAKVVADVLGISFDSCQCKAMLELRERYFGPSFELLSHDKYAEIWSLDEKDPFLPPEGGESVADVVSRLAVALAAIEAEFQGCTVLVVSHGDPLQILQTILRATKELASSNGIDILSRTKEIMVHSILSQHRKFALQTGELRPII; encoded by the exons ATGGAGCAGACGCCGCTGTTCCTTCGCAATAGCTACTGGGTCTTGAGACACGGGAAGAGCGTCCCCAACGAGAAGGGCCTCATCGTCTCGTCCTTG GAGAACGGCACACTTGAAAAGTTTGGATTAGCTTCTGAAGGTTTCAACCAAGCACGATTGGCTGGAGAGTTGCTGTTGAAG ATTTCTATGCAGGAAATCGACGAGAAGAAGATTCTTCTAGAAAATGTTCGAATATGCTATTCTCCATTCTCGAGAACTACTGATACTGCTAAAGTGGTTGCTGATGTTTTAGGCATCTCATTTGACAGTTGTCAGTGTAAG GCAATGCTTGAGCTTCGAGAGCGTTACTTTGGACCATCATTTGAGCTCTTATCTCATGATAAA TATGCAGAGATATGGTCATTAGATGAGAAGGATCCTTTCTTGCCACCTGAAGGTGGAGAAAGTGTTGCAGATGTTGTCTCTCGACTTGCAGTTGCTCTGGCAGCAATAGAGGCAGAGTTTCAGGG ATGCACAGTCCTTGTTGTCAGTCATGGTGATCCACTTCAAATCCTGCAAACTATACTTCGTGCAACCAAGGAACTTGCATCATCCAATGGGATTGATATTTTATCGAGAACTAAGGAAATTATGGTGCATTCTATATTATCCCAACACCGAAAGTTTGCCCTGCAAACTGGAGAGCTACGCCCAATCATTTGA
- the LOC135585868 gene encoding uncharacterized protein LOC135585868 isoform X2, whose protein sequence is MEQTPLFLRNSYWVLRHGKSVPNEKGLIVSSLENGTLEKFGLASEGFNQARLAGELLLKEIDEKKILLENVRICYSPFSRTTDTAKVVADVLGISFDSCQCKAMLELRERYFGPSFELLSHDKYAEIWSLDEKDPFLPPEGGESVADVVSRLAVALAAIEAEFQGCTVLVVSHGDPLQILQTILRATKELASSNGIDILSRTKEIMVHSILSQHRKFALQTGELRPII, encoded by the exons ATGGAGCAGACGCCGCTGTTCCTTCGCAATAGCTACTGGGTCTTGAGACACGGGAAGAGCGTCCCCAACGAGAAGGGCCTCATCGTCTCGTCCTTG GAGAACGGCACACTTGAAAAGTTTGGATTAGCTTCTGAAGGTTTCAACCAAGCACGATTGGCTGGAGAGTTGCTGTTGAAG GAAATCGACGAGAAGAAGATTCTTCTAGAAAATGTTCGAATATGCTATTCTCCATTCTCGAGAACTACTGATACTGCTAAAGTGGTTGCTGATGTTTTAGGCATCTCATTTGACAGTTGTCAGTGTAAG GCAATGCTTGAGCTTCGAGAGCGTTACTTTGGACCATCATTTGAGCTCTTATCTCATGATAAA TATGCAGAGATATGGTCATTAGATGAGAAGGATCCTTTCTTGCCACCTGAAGGTGGAGAAAGTGTTGCAGATGTTGTCTCTCGACTTGCAGTTGCTCTGGCAGCAATAGAGGCAGAGTTTCAGGG ATGCACAGTCCTTGTTGTCAGTCATGGTGATCCACTTCAAATCCTGCAAACTATACTTCGTGCAACCAAGGAACTTGCATCATCCAATGGGATTGATATTTTATCGAGAACTAAGGAAATTATGGTGCATTCTATATTATCCCAACACCGAAAGTTTGCCCTGCAAACTGGAGAGCTACGCCCAATCATTTGA